The following proteins are encoded in a genomic region of Bernardetia sp. MNP-M8:
- a CDS encoding porin has translation MRQFILFFLFLSFSFTVLAQNDTIKVENLDKPLSKVKFSAYLETYYIYDFNEPENHVRPNFFYAYHRHNELALNLGLIQADYETEKVRARLALMTGTYSNINLAAEEGVLKNIYEAYAGVKISKTKNIWIDAGIFSSHIGFESAIGKDCPTMTRSLLAENSPYYESGIKISYTSDNEKWFLSGLLLNGWQRIQRVEGNQTLAFGHQITFTPTKKITFNSSSFIGNDYPTAEKKMRYFHDFFMKVDFSDKFEIIAGFDIGAEQKQKESSEYNVWYSPILIAKYNFNEKISLAVRAEHYNDENEVIIVTETQNGFQTSSYSINLDYKITENILWRIEYRSLKSKDDIFIKNENSVSTNLFLGSSLAVGF, from the coding sequence ATGCGACAATTTATTTTATTTTTTCTATTCCTTTCATTTTCATTTACTGTTTTGGCTCAAAATGACACTATAAAGGTAGAAAATTTGGATAAACCACTATCAAAAGTCAAATTTAGTGCGTATTTAGAAACCTATTATATTTATGATTTCAATGAACCTGAAAATCATGTTCGTCCAAACTTTTTTTATGCATATCATCGTCATAACGAACTGGCTTTAAATTTAGGATTGATTCAAGCTGATTATGAAACTGAAAAAGTTCGTGCAAGACTTGCGCTTATGACAGGAACGTACTCAAACATAAATCTAGCAGCAGAAGAAGGTGTTTTGAAAAACATTTATGAAGCATATGCAGGAGTGAAAATTTCAAAAACAAAGAATATATGGATTGATGCAGGTATTTTTAGTTCACATATTGGTTTTGAGAGTGCGATTGGAAAAGATTGTCCAACTATGACACGTAGTCTGTTAGCTGAAAATTCGCCTTATTATGAAAGTGGAATCAAAATTTCTTATACTTCAGATAATGAAAAATGGTTTCTATCAGGACTTTTACTCAATGGTTGGCAACGCATTCAGCGAGTAGAAGGAAATCAAACGCTTGCTTTTGGACATCAAATTACTTTTACACCAACCAAAAAAATCACTTTTAATAGTAGTTCTTTTATAGGAAATGACTATCCAACAGCAGAAAAAAAGATGCGTTATTTCCATGATTTTTTTATGAAAGTTGATTTTTCAGACAAATTTGAAATTATTGCAGGATTTGATATTGGCGCAGAGCAAAAACAGAAAGAAAGTTCGGAATACAATGTGTGGTATTCGCCTATTTTGATAGCAAAATATAATTTTAATGAAAAAATTTCTTTAGCTGTACGAGCAGAACATTATAACGATGAAAATGAAGTTATTATAGTCACAGAAACTCAAAATGGCTTTCAAACCTCAAGTTATTCTATTAATCTGGATTATAAAATAACAGAAAATATACTTTGGAGAATCGAATACCGTAGTCTGAAAAGTAAAGATGACATTTTTATAAAAAATGAAAATTCAGTTTCTACTAACTTATTTTTAGGCTCTTCTTTAGCTGTTGGTTTTTGA
- a CDS encoding caspase family protein yields MPTFSFISTTTLTFLFLFCCQTLVFAQYDTHYLKSGNQALEQKNYVQAETDYTTSLKHNSRNMEAYLQRGIARWHLEKYKDAISDLDRTILFNYKLAEANLWKGKSYYSMDSYKEAITYFDKALKSNTKKDSQINTEIYEFKGYAYQKLNNSDKTVENFRLALGEGSTKSAEINYELATINYLNKNYEESLKNLQKARQLGHPNRAEIAKKIVTLDKLIAEEKKANEQKNVKFHFQNPSSLTATVSNSFFDLEVCLESELMVNEVKVFVNNKEQDPIRGLTVTPSTMCAITIKRKIPLQNGTNEIRLEATTAQGTFFSDKANIIFTTPTRAENAIASMPKVWAVVVGVASYTAMPTLRYSDDDAYQMYAFLKSPEGGALSDNQITLLVDENATKSQITNSLSQKFSAASENDLVIFYYAGHGLEGSFIPYDYNGTESTKLLHKDVQDIFTSCKAKNKLFIADACHSGSSSENLRGNVKATMDKYYQALAKTSGGTALMMSSKAEETSLENKTIRQGVFSYYLIRGLKGEADFNADNIVSVRELFDYVQTQTRQYTNYRQNPELYGLFDPNMPIGAVRK; encoded by the coding sequence ATGCCTACTTTTTCCTTTATATCAACTACTACACTTACTTTTTTATTTTTATTTTGCTGTCAAACCTTGGTATTTGCTCAGTATGATACACATTATCTAAAAAGTGGAAATCAAGCATTAGAACAAAAAAATTATGTACAAGCAGAAACTGATTATACAACTTCTCTGAAACATAATAGCCGAAATATGGAAGCCTATCTTCAACGAGGAATAGCTAGATGGCATTTAGAAAAGTATAAAGATGCAATTTCAGATTTGGACAGAACGATTTTATTTAATTATAAATTGGCAGAAGCAAATCTGTGGAAAGGTAAAAGTTATTATTCAATGGATTCTTACAAAGAAGCTATTACTTATTTTGATAAAGCGTTAAAATCCAATACCAAAAAAGATTCTCAAATTAATACAGAAATTTATGAATTTAAAGGATATGCGTATCAAAAATTAAATAATTCTGATAAAACAGTTGAAAATTTTAGATTGGCTTTGGGAGAAGGAAGTACAAAATCAGCAGAGATAAATTATGAACTGGCTACCATTAATTATTTGAATAAAAATTATGAAGAAAGCCTAAAAAACCTCCAAAAAGCAAGACAATTAGGACACCCAAACCGTGCAGAAATTGCAAAGAAAATTGTAACTCTTGACAAACTTATTGCAGAAGAAAAGAAAGCAAACGAACAAAAAAATGTAAAATTTCATTTTCAAAACCCATCTTCACTTACAGCAACCGTTTCAAATTCTTTTTTTGATTTAGAAGTGTGTCTGGAATCCGAACTGATGGTAAATGAAGTAAAAGTTTTTGTGAATAATAAAGAACAAGACCCAATTAGAGGACTTACCGTCACCCCAAGCACTATGTGTGCTATTACTATAAAACGCAAAATTCCACTGCAAAACGGAACTAATGAAATTCGTTTGGAAGCAACAACAGCACAAGGAACTTTTTTTTCAGATAAAGCAAATATTATCTTTACTACTCCCACTCGTGCAGAAAATGCTATCGCTTCAATGCCAAAAGTTTGGGCAGTTGTAGTAGGTGTGGCAAGTTATACAGCAATGCCAACACTGCGTTATTCAGATGATGATGCGTATCAAATGTATGCCTTTTTGAAAAGCCCAGAGGGTGGCGCACTTTCTGACAATCAAATTACACTTTTAGTAGATGAGAATGCTACAAAATCACAAATTACTAATTCTTTAAGTCAAAAGTTTAGTGCTGCTTCTGAAAATGATTTAGTTATTTTTTATTATGCTGGACACGGTTTGGAAGGTAGTTTTATTCCTTACGATTACAATGGAACAGAAAGCACTAAACTCCTGCACAAAGACGTTCAAGATATTTTTACAAGCTGCAAAGCAAAAAACAAATTATTTATTGCAGATGCCTGTCATTCGGGAAGTAGTAGTGAAAATTTGAGAGGAAATGTAAAAGCAACAATGGATAAGTATTATCAAGCTCTTGCCAAAACTTCTGGAGGAACAGCACTTATGATGTCATCAAAAGCAGAAGAAACTTCACTTGAAAACAAGACAATTCGTCAAGGAGTCTTTAGTTATTATTTGATTCGTGGCTTGAAAGGCGAAGCTGATTTTAATGCTGATAATATAGTTTCGGTAAGAGAACTTTTTGATTATGTCCAAACACAAACTCGCCAGTATACAAACTACCGTCAGAATCCAGAATTATATGGACTTTTTGACCCAAATATGCCGATTGGAGCTGTTAGGAAATAA